From Streptomyces griseorubiginosus, one genomic window encodes:
- a CDS encoding DLW-39 family protein, with the protein MKKLLLVALAAIGGLLVYRQIQADRAEQDLWTEATDSVPTGS; encoded by the coding sequence GTGAAGAAGCTTCTCCTGGTCGCACTGGCCGCCATCGGCGGGCTCCTCGTGTACCGCCAGATCCAGGCGGATCGCGCCGAGCAGGATCTGTGGACGGAGGCGACTGACTCCGTGCCCACGGGTTCGTGA
- a CDS encoding DUF6344 domain-containing protein: MAQNKVMNLWTAVITAFLALFTALGLITTTAAAAVPQTQPARNSAMAHPEAPAVSHGLWSYVKALPPTMKQRIRAEAHGKTPSCRHRSPADTEAGTESLEPADCV, encoded by the coding sequence ATGGCCCAGAACAAGGTCATGAACCTGTGGACCGCCGTCATCACCGCCTTCCTCGCGCTGTTCACGGCGCTCGGACTCATCACCACGACCGCCGCCGCGGCCGTACCGCAGACCCAGCCGGCCCGCAACAGCGCCATGGCGCACCCGGAGGCCCCGGCGGTGTCCCACGGGCTCTGGTCCTACGTCAAAGCCCTGCCGCCCACGATGAAGCAGCGCATCCGCGCCGAGGCCCACGGCAAGACCCCCAGCTGCCGCCACCGCTCCCCCGCGGACACGGAAGCCGGGACGGAATCGCTCGAGCCGGCTGACTGTGTCTGA
- a CDS encoding DUF3566 domain-containing protein translates to MSGATGAGSTGTSRGSSPGTEADGGGRGSAARAADARGTDARGTDTRGTAPRPAEQHPTDTHTTQLKAIKPPATQSRSPETHGSQGGPVTDTQPPAQPTAPAAPPKAAAQPQPQPAAQPSPSPLPGERQPQQQPGPYHPPQAYPTQATPAGAVRRPRTGARTVPRTRKARLRVAKADPWSVMKVSFLLSIALGICTIVAAAVLWMVMDAMGVFSTVGGTISEATGSNESNGFDLQAFLSLPNVLMFTSIIAVIDVVLATALATLGAFIYNLSAGFVGGVELTLAEDE, encoded by the coding sequence GTGAGCGGAGCCACGGGCGCCGGATCGACCGGAACCTCTAGGGGGTCCTCCCCCGGCACGGAGGCGGACGGCGGCGGCCGTGGCTCTGCCGCGCGTGCGGCAGACGCGCGGGGGACGGATGCGCGCGGTACGGACACGCGTGGCACGGCTCCGCGTCCGGCGGAACAGCACCCGACGGATACGCACACGACTCAACTCAAGGCGATCAAGCCGCCCGCGACCCAGTCGCGCTCGCCCGAGACTCATGGATCCCAGGGGGGACCTGTGACGGACACCCAGCCGCCGGCCCAGCCGACGGCGCCCGCCGCACCGCCCAAGGCGGCGGCCCAGCCGCAGCCCCAGCCCGCGGCACAGCCTTCACCTTCTCCGCTGCCGGGGGAACGGCAGCCGCAGCAGCAGCCCGGCCCGTACCACCCGCCGCAGGCCTACCCGACACAGGCCACCCCGGCCGGTGCCGTACGGCGCCCGCGGACGGGGGCGCGCACCGTGCCCCGTACGCGCAAAGCACGTCTGCGGGTGGCCAAGGCCGACCCGTGGTCCGTCATGAAAGTCAGCTTCCTGCTCTCCATCGCACTCGGCATCTGCACGATCGTCGCGGCCGCCGTGCTCTGGATGGTCATGGACGCGATGGGCGTCTTCTCGACGGTCGGCGGGACGATCTCCGAGGCGACCGGTTCGAACGAGTCGAACGGCTTCGACCTCCAGGCATTTCTCTCCCTGCCGAACGTCCTGATGTTCACGTCGATCATCGCGGTCATCGACGTCGTCCTGGCGACGGCTCTCGCGACCCTCGGCGCGTTCATCTACAACCTCTCCGCGGGCTTCGTCGGCGGCGTCGAGCTGACGCTGGCCGAGGACGAGTAA